The following proteins are encoded in a genomic region of Leifsonia psychrotolerans:
- a CDS encoding type I restriction endonuclease subunit R: MIPTEAELEELVLDELRGLGWTVACGPDIDPDSDCPERAEFREVVLQERLARSIRRLNPELDSDAVDNAVKTVVRPESQQVMTENWRAFQLITQGVPVEVRDADGTPRTARAQIVDWANPLANDFLAVNQFTVVGKSKRRPDIVLFVNGLPLALLELKRAGNEASSLRGAFNQVRTYMHDIPDLFTWNQLAVISDGVQARAGTFAGNWEHFAPWKTVYGELAPPVMPEYEVLTKGMLDPTRLLDLVQNFTVYTGDAGKLVRFVAKYHQFWAVNKAVTATVEAVEGDGRAGVVWHTQGSGKSYEMLWYAAKIMRDARMENPTVVVLTDRNDLDDQLFDDTFAAARIGAPLPESPVQVGSRDELKRLLGGRASGGIIFSTIQKFGISKDEKDAGTAFPLLSDRTNIVVMVDEAHRSNYDFIDGFARHLRDGLPNATYIGFTGTPIESTDKSTKSVFGDYIDTYDLTQAVADGATVKVYYEARLARVQLPVDALAEVDEAFLDATSGSEEDAKDRLKSKWAKVEAIVGSDKRIAELASDLVTHWEARREVLAGKAMIVTMSRRIAAALYDAIAELRPDWVSDDDATGKLKVVMTGSAADDQALQPHIRSKQALRDLKQRAKNPKDKLELVIVRDMWLTGFDSPSTHTMYVDKPMRGANLMQAIARVNRTFKDKPAGLVVDYLGIAEDLKSALQEYTDRDRENEELGEDLRQQAIPGMVEAHGVVDTILHGYPWRRGLAAGGAKAFLNALTGAVEYLLSSHVEAGRECGADTPCLKHRFLVHAGRFVRLYAMCAGTDEAEALKGDAAFFEAVRAQMAKVEGGDRRVNPNAEVDTAIRQIVSDAMTGVGVIDIYEEAGLDKPDLSLIDDDFIEKFKKSDRKNLQLEMLRRLLNDEIKRIAQRNLVASKQFSEMLSDSLLRYQNRTLDSAQIIAALADLAQKLTAEANRAQQLGLTEDELAFYDAIRTNDSAVVELGDDKLKLIAHDLVEIVRRDAKTDWAVKEQVRAKLRATIKRLLRRHGYPPDMQESATLVVLKQAEVIAAVAA, translated from the coding sequence ATGATTCCAACAGAGGCCGAGCTTGAGGAGCTTGTACTCGACGAGTTGCGTGGGTTGGGGTGGACGGTTGCGTGTGGCCCTGATATCGACCCCGACTCTGATTGCCCCGAGCGGGCAGAATTTCGCGAAGTAGTTTTGCAGGAACGACTAGCGCGAAGCATCCGGCGGCTGAACCCAGAACTTGACTCGGATGCAGTTGACAACGCGGTGAAGACCGTGGTCCGGCCTGAATCGCAGCAGGTGATGACGGAGAACTGGCGTGCGTTCCAACTCATAACTCAGGGCGTACCGGTAGAGGTACGGGATGCAGACGGCACGCCTCGCACGGCACGCGCACAAATTGTCGACTGGGCCAACCCGCTCGCAAATGATTTTCTGGCGGTGAACCAGTTCACCGTTGTCGGAAAGTCGAAGCGGCGCCCCGATATCGTGCTGTTCGTCAACGGTCTTCCGCTCGCGTTACTTGAGCTGAAGCGTGCAGGGAACGAGGCGTCATCGCTGAGGGGCGCCTTCAACCAGGTGCGCACCTACATGCACGACATCCCGGACCTGTTTACTTGGAATCAGCTCGCTGTAATCAGCGATGGCGTCCAGGCTCGTGCGGGCACGTTCGCCGGCAACTGGGAGCACTTCGCCCCGTGGAAGACTGTCTACGGTGAGCTTGCCCCGCCGGTGATGCCAGAGTATGAAGTTCTCACAAAAGGCATGCTCGACCCTACTCGGCTACTCGACCTGGTGCAGAACTTCACCGTCTACACCGGTGATGCGGGCAAACTCGTGCGGTTCGTCGCGAAATACCACCAGTTCTGGGCAGTAAACAAGGCGGTCACCGCAACGGTAGAAGCCGTCGAGGGTGACGGACGTGCTGGAGTGGTTTGGCACACGCAAGGTTCCGGCAAGAGCTATGAGATGCTCTGGTACGCCGCCAAAATCATGCGAGATGCGCGGATGGAGAACCCGACCGTGGTCGTACTTACCGACCGCAATGACCTTGACGACCAGCTCTTCGACGACACCTTCGCCGCCGCCCGCATCGGCGCGCCGCTCCCGGAGTCACCGGTGCAGGTCGGCTCTCGGGACGAGCTGAAGCGCCTACTGGGGGGGCGGGCGTCGGGCGGAATTATCTTCTCGACGATTCAGAAGTTCGGCATCTCCAAGGACGAGAAGGACGCCGGCACCGCGTTTCCGCTGCTCTCGGACCGCACCAACATTGTTGTGATGGTGGACGAGGCTCACCGCTCCAACTACGACTTCATCGACGGGTTCGCCCGGCACCTGCGCGACGGGCTGCCGAACGCCACCTACATCGGCTTCACTGGAACACCCATTGAATCGACGGACAAGTCCACGAAGAGCGTCTTCGGCGATTACATCGACACCTACGACCTCACGCAGGCCGTCGCCGACGGGGCAACTGTTAAGGTCTACTACGAGGCGCGCCTGGCCCGGGTGCAGCTGCCCGTGGACGCGCTCGCTGAGGTCGACGAGGCATTCCTCGACGCGACATCCGGCTCCGAGGAGGACGCCAAGGACCGACTGAAGTCGAAGTGGGCGAAGGTGGAAGCCATCGTCGGCTCCGACAAGCGCATCGCCGAGCTTGCCTCGGACCTCGTCACCCATTGGGAGGCCCGCCGGGAGGTGCTCGCGGGCAAGGCGATGATTGTGACGATGTCGCGCCGCATCGCTGCTGCTCTCTACGACGCCATTGCTGAGCTCCGCCCAGACTGGGTCAGCGACGACGACGCGACCGGGAAGCTGAAGGTCGTGATGACCGGGTCGGCTGCTGACGACCAAGCGTTGCAGCCGCACATCCGCTCGAAGCAGGCGTTGCGCGATTTGAAGCAGCGGGCGAAGAACCCGAAGGACAAGCTCGAGCTGGTCATCGTGCGGGACATGTGGCTCACCGGGTTCGACTCCCCGTCGACGCACACTATGTACGTCGACAAGCCGATGCGCGGGGCAAACCTGATGCAGGCCATCGCCCGGGTCAACCGCACATTCAAGGACAAGCCGGCCGGGCTGGTCGTGGACTACCTCGGCATCGCGGAAGACCTGAAGTCGGCGCTCCAGGAGTACACCGACCGCGACCGGGAGAACGAGGAGCTTGGCGAGGACCTGCGCCAGCAGGCCATCCCGGGCATGGTCGAAGCCCATGGCGTCGTCGACACGATTCTGCACGGCTACCCCTGGCGCCGCGGCCTGGCCGCAGGGGGAGCGAAAGCGTTCCTCAACGCCCTGACCGGGGCCGTCGAGTACCTGCTTTCTTCGCACGTTGAGGCCGGTAGGGAGTGCGGCGCAGACACCCCGTGCTTGAAGCACCGCTTCCTGGTACACGCTGGCCGCTTTGTGCGGCTCTACGCGATGTGTGCGGGAACGGACGAGGCCGAGGCGCTCAAGGGCGACGCGGCTTTCTTCGAGGCCGTGCGCGCCCAGATGGCCAAGGTCGAGGGTGGCGACAGGCGGGTCAATCCGAATGCCGAGGTCGATACCGCCATCCGGCAAATCGTCTCCGACGCGATGACCGGCGTCGGCGTCATCGACATCTACGAGGAGGCCGGCCTAGACAAGCCCGACCTCTCCCTCATCGACGATGATTTCATCGAGAAGTTCAAGAAGTCCGACCGGAAGAACCTCCAGCTGGAGATGCTGCGCCGCCTGCTGAACGACGAAATCAAGCGCATTGCCCAGCGCAATCTGGTCGCGAGCAAGCAGTTCTCCGAGATGCTCTCCGACTCGCTGTTGCGGTACCAGAACCGAACGCTTGACTCCGCTCAAATTATTGCCGCCCTCGCCGACCTGGCGCAGAAGTTGACTGCGGAAGCCAACCGTGCGCAGCAGCTCGGTCTCACAGAAGACGAGCTCGCGTTCTACGACGCCATCCGCACCAACGACTCCGCGGTCGTCGAGCTCGGCGACGACAAGCTCAAACTCATCGCCCACGACCTAGTCGAGATTGTGCGCCGTGACGCGAAGACCGACTGGGCCGTGAAGGAGCAAGTGAGAGCAAAGCTCCGGGCGACTATCAAACGGTTGTTGCGCCGGCACGGCTATCCGCCGGACATGCAGGAGAGCGCGACGCTGGTGGTGCTCAAGCAGGCTGAGGTCATTGCGGCGGTCGCTGCATAA
- a CDS encoding GmrSD restriction endonuclease domain-containing protein — protein MSSITPHYRSVTQLLQSRSFAIDEYQREYKWEQRHIEELVSDLLARFWGEYRDGDTPKAVSGYGEYFLGSIIVTERSGKSYLVDGQQRVTSLTLLMIHLYRVAKVFELNVAATIEPLIFSDSFGEQQFNLDIKERVPVLRALFNGDEYNATGKDESIGNILARYEDIESLDLAGELGDALQGFIYWVMNNVGLIEISAANDSQAYGIFETMNDRGKPLSPVDMLKAYLLAPIGDEELRNSANATWRKTILGLASWGEEPDAERDAAAIKAWLRAQYADSVRERKAGSVDRDWELIGTTFHRWIRDNEFRIGTGQAQRNFEVMTEELPFFANAYQLILQASTQYTPGLEAVYYNAHNDFTWQSTVLLAALDPSDDETTVRQKIAAVATFLDIWLMRRTVNYIRVGYSTTSYAMYLLVKEIRRKPLHELVGLLTDRLSDSDATFEGSESRGRHGVMDLRLNQFSRRYIFHLLARVTSFVESNSGKPDLFDKYVDRKVKNPSDIEHIWADKSERYETEFSSRLEFDDWRNNAAGLLLLPADVNRSYQAKSFEEKAPHYAKQNLYAASLTASAYAHQPQFDAFRAREGLPFRSYESFGRAEQQERRELLLDLANKIWSPSRIAAVAG, from the coding sequence GTGAGCAGTATTACCCCGCACTATCGGTCCGTGACGCAGCTGCTGCAGAGCCGCTCGTTTGCCATCGATGAGTACCAGCGCGAGTACAAGTGGGAGCAGCGACACATCGAGGAACTCGTGTCGGATTTGCTCGCGCGTTTTTGGGGAGAGTATCGCGACGGAGACACGCCGAAGGCCGTCAGCGGCTACGGCGAATACTTCCTCGGCTCAATCATCGTGACCGAGCGCTCCGGGAAAAGCTACCTCGTCGATGGCCAACAGCGCGTCACGTCGCTGACATTGCTGATGATTCACCTCTACCGAGTGGCAAAAGTGTTCGAGCTGAATGTCGCGGCGACGATTGAGCCACTTATTTTCTCCGACAGCTTCGGCGAGCAGCAGTTCAACCTAGATATCAAGGAACGCGTTCCTGTCCTTCGGGCGCTCTTCAACGGTGACGAGTACAACGCCACCGGCAAGGATGAGTCCATTGGCAATATCCTCGCTCGTTACGAGGACATCGAGAGTCTCGACCTTGCCGGGGAACTGGGCGACGCACTTCAAGGATTCATTTATTGGGTCATGAACAACGTTGGGCTGATTGAGATTTCAGCAGCGAACGATTCCCAGGCCTACGGAATTTTCGAGACGATGAACGACCGCGGCAAGCCGCTCAGCCCCGTGGACATGCTCAAGGCCTACCTGCTCGCGCCCATTGGCGATGAGGAACTGCGAAACAGCGCCAACGCGACCTGGCGGAAAACCATTCTCGGCCTCGCCTCGTGGGGCGAGGAGCCAGACGCCGAGCGGGATGCTGCAGCGATAAAGGCGTGGCTTCGTGCCCAGTACGCTGACTCCGTGCGAGAACGGAAGGCGGGCTCGGTCGACCGGGACTGGGAACTCATCGGTACGACTTTTCACCGATGGATTCGAGACAACGAATTTCGAATCGGAACCGGGCAGGCCCAGCGAAACTTCGAGGTGATGACCGAGGAACTGCCCTTCTTCGCAAATGCCTATCAGCTCATCCTCCAGGCGAGCACGCAGTACACGCCGGGACTGGAGGCTGTCTATTACAACGCCCACAACGATTTCACCTGGCAGAGCACCGTGCTGCTCGCGGCGCTTGACCCGAGCGACGACGAGACCACGGTCCGGCAGAAGATTGCCGCCGTCGCCACCTTCTTGGACATCTGGCTAATGCGGCGAACTGTGAACTATATTCGCGTCGGATACTCCACCACGAGTTACGCAATGTACCTCCTCGTCAAAGAAATTCGGCGCAAGCCCTTGCACGAACTTGTCGGACTTCTCACTGACCGCCTGTCGGACAGTGACGCCACCTTTGAAGGCAGCGAGAGTCGCGGCCGTCACGGAGTCATGGACCTGCGACTAAACCAGTTCAGCCGCAGATACATCTTCCATCTGCTGGCGCGTGTGACGTCCTTCGTGGAGTCCAATTCGGGGAAGCCGGACCTCTTCGACAAGTATGTCGACCGCAAGGTCAAGAACCCGAGCGACATCGAGCACATCTGGGCCGACAAGTCCGAGCGATACGAAACCGAATTCTCCTCCCGACTCGAGTTCGATGACTGGCGGAACAACGCGGCCGGGCTGCTGCTGCTGCCAGCAGATGTGAACCGGAGCTATCAGGCCAAGTCGTTCGAGGAGAAGGCTCCGCACTATGCGAAGCAGAACTTGTATGCGGCGAGTCTCACCGCTTCCGCGTATGCGCATCAGCCGCAATTCGATGCGTTTCGTGCGCGTGAAGGACTGCCGTTCCGTTCGTACGAATCGTTTGGTCGGGCGGAGCAGCAAGAGCGTCGTGAATTGCTCCTCGACTTGGCGAACAAGATTTGGTCGCCGAGCCGGATTGCGGCTGTTGCCGGCTGA
- a CDS encoding DUF2188 domain-containing protein, translating to MPNYNVYKRGDEWVGERDDATRVSVIASTQAEAYDATRGILARQGGGEISLHGRDGAIRDKNTIAPGNDPRNIKG from the coding sequence ATGCCCAATTACAATGTCTACAAACGAGGCGACGAATGGGTCGGCGAACGCGATGACGCCACCCGCGTCTCGGTAATCGCAAGCACTCAGGCCGAAGCATACGACGCCACTCGTGGCATCCTCGCTCGCCAAGGCGGCGGGGAAATCTCGCTCCACGGCCGCGACGGAGCGATTCGTGACAAAAACACCATCGCGCCCGGAAACGACCCCCGCAACATCAAGGGTTAG